TTGAACTCATTAAATGAAAGTCAAGCATCACTACTCTTATATTACTACTTAGGATGTAAGTTACAACGTTGTGGTGTAATACATGATATTGATCTTGGACGAATAAAGAAAGAAAAATTAGGTGAACTGGAGATTGATTATCATCCAACATCTGATAATACAACCTGTATAAATAATGATTATTGTATTGCTTTTGAAGCTCTACTTAAAGAAGTAAAACTAGAGCAAACAAAACCTTTTGCAATAGGAGTTGTATAATGCATGTAAGACTCAGGCTTAAAAATCTTGCAGGACGAGTAATTCACTACTTCAAAGAAACATCTGATATTCGCTTTTATAAAGCTATAAATAGTACAGATAATGAATTTGCAAGTCATGAT
This genomic stretch from Borrelia hispanica CRI harbors:
- a CDS encoding DUF3890 domain-containing protein, coding for MSSDVESEGLRDIYLKIKSLLNVTEDNLSFDEFQQQANLLEMIIKTKGISLNSLNESQASLLLYYYLGCKLQRCGVIHDIDLGRIKKEKLGELEIDYHPTSDNTTCINNDYCIAFEALLKEVKLEQTKPFAIGVV